A genomic stretch from Flavobacteriales bacterium includes:
- the ftsA gene encoding cell division protein FtsA, producing the protein MENSDIVVGLDIGTTKIACIVGKRDEHGKIEILGIGKSESLGVSRGVVANIDKTVQSIRTAVEEAEQKTGIKIKYVNVGIAGQHIKSLQHRGIYTRDSIETEIAKEDVRNLIRDMYKLQMLPGEEIIHVLPQEYIVDNEQGIKDPVGMSGIRLEANFHIITGQIAAAKNIHRCAFKAGLSVTELILEPLASSAAVLSDEEMEAGVALVDIGGGTTDIAIFQDNIIRHTAVIPFGGNIITEDIKEGCTIIKHQAELLKVKFGSALATEAKDNEIVSIPGLRGREPREISLKNLASIIQARMEEIIEHVYYEIKNSGYEKKLIGGIVVTGGGSNLRYLPQLMEYVTGMDVRVGYPNEHLASGNTDDVTSPIFSTGVGLVMKGLEFKDELAAKGMTIEDWAEGREGTPVVKKTAEPAATAEAEEEETTLSEAEEVAREVAEEKNNSPFGSLRNLGKRLERWMNEGIE; encoded by the coding sequence ATGGAAAATTCAGACATCGTAGTAGGACTTGACATCGGAACAACCAAAATTGCTTGCATTGTTGGTAAACGCGATGAGCATGGCAAGATCGAGATTCTCGGCATCGGCAAATCGGAGTCGCTGGGCGTGAGCCGGGGCGTGGTGGCCAACATCGACAAGACCGTGCAGTCGATCCGCACGGCTGTGGAAGAGGCCGAGCAGAAAACGGGCATCAAGATCAAGTACGTGAATGTGGGTATTGCAGGGCAGCACATAAAGTCGTTGCAGCACCGTGGCATTTATACTCGCGATTCTATTGAAACGGAGATCGCCAAAGAGGACGTTCGCAACCTGATCCGCGACATGTACAAACTACAGATGTTGCCAGGTGAAGAGATCATCCACGTGCTGCCACAAGAGTATATCGTAGACAACGAGCAAGGCATCAAAGATCCTGTGGGAATGAGCGGCATCCGTCTGGAAGCCAACTTCCACATCATTACAGGGCAGATCGCTGCCGCGAAAAACATTCACCGTTGTGCGTTCAAAGCTGGTCTTTCGGTTACTGAGTTGATCCTTGAACCACTTGCTTCTTCTGCCGCTGTTCTCAGCGATGAGGAAATGGAAGCAGGTGTGGCCTTGGTTGATATCGGTGGTGGTACAACCGACATCGCCATCTTCCAAGACAATATCATCCGTCACACGGCTGTGATCCCGTTCGGTGGTAACATCATCACCGAAGACATCAAGGAAGGTTGCACCATCATCAAGCATCAAGCAGAATTGCTGAAGGTGAAATTCGGTTCGGCCCTTGCAACTGAAGCGAAGGACAACGAGATCGTTTCCATCCCAGGATTGCGTGGTCGCGAACCGCGCGAGATCAGCCTCAAGAATCTGGCGAGCATCATTCAGGCGCGTATGGAAGAGATCATTGAGCACGTGTACTACGAGATCAAGAACTCCGGGTACGAGAAGAAGCTTATCGGAGGCATCGTGGTAACGGGTGGTGGTTCCAACCTCCGCTACTTGCCGCAGTTGATGGAGTACGTGACAGGAATGGACGTGCGTGTCGGCTATCCGAACGAGCACCTCGCCAGCGGCAACACCGATGACGTGACCAGCCCGATCTTCTCAACGGGTGTTGGACTTGTGATGAAAGGCCTTGAGTTCAAAGACGAGTTGGCTGCCAAAGGCATGACCATCGAAGACTGGGCGGAAGGCCGCGAAGGAACGCCTGTTGTGAAAAAGACCGCAGAACCTGCTGCAACAGCTGAAGCAGAAGAAGAGGAAACAACGCTTTCGGAGGCGGAAGAAGTGGCCCGCGAGGTGGCGGAAGAAAAGAACAACAGCCCATTCGGCTCATTACGTAATCTGGGCAAACGCCTCGAGCGCTGGATGAACGAAGGCATTGAATGA
- the murG gene encoding undecaprenyldiphospho-muramoylpentapeptide beta-N-acetylglucosaminyltransferase, with the protein MDNRKNIQFAPIPPLGGGGAVRVIISGGGTGGHIFPAIAIANALKKLQSDVEILFVGALGKMEMEKVPAAGYKIVGLNISGLNRSNMLKNLAFPFKLIGSLLKSLKIIKEFKPNVVVGVGGFASGPVMYAASSVRIPTVIQEQNSYAGITNKLLGKKAKKVCVAYDGMDKFFPAKSLIRTGNPVRQDILNLDGKREEGQKTFNLDPTKKTLLVIGGSLGARSINLAVKAHIEDFIKADVQVVWQTGKLFIEEAKKAVADANATNFFVSDFIYSMDQAYAVADVVLSRAGASSISELCIVGKPSVLVPFPFAAEDHQTKNAQALVDVDAAILVPDAEAGARACEEALKLLSDEATQTRFITNIKKLALPNADEEIAKEILKLAKAA; encoded by the coding sequence ATGGATAATCGCAAAAACATACAGTTTGCTCCAATCCCCCCTTTGGGGGGCGGGGGGGCTGTCCGCGTGATCATATCAGGTGGAGGAACGGGCGGACACATCTTCCCTGCCATTGCCATTGCCAATGCGTTGAAGAAACTGCAATCAGATGTGGAGATTCTTTTCGTGGGTGCTTTGGGTAAGATGGAAATGGAAAAAGTTCCAGCCGCGGGATACAAAATTGTCGGGCTGAACATTTCGGGGCTCAACCGCAGCAACATGCTCAAGAATTTGGCCTTCCCATTCAAGTTGATCGGAAGCCTATTGAAGTCATTGAAGATCATCAAGGAATTCAAACCGAACGTGGTTGTGGGTGTCGGTGGTTTCGCCAGCGGACCAGTGATGTATGCTGCAAGCAGCGTTCGAATTCCAACGGTAATTCAAGAGCAGAATTCCTATGCAGGAATCACCAACAAATTGCTTGGTAAGAAGGCAAAGAAGGTGTGCGTGGCCTACGATGGCATGGACAAATTCTTCCCGGCAAAAAGTCTCATCCGAACGGGAAACCCTGTTCGTCAGGATATTCTGAATCTGGACGGAAAACGCGAGGAAGGACAGAAGACCTTCAACCTCGACCCAACCAAGAAAACGCTGCTAGTGATCGGTGGAAGTTTGGGCGCGCGCTCCATCAACTTGGCTGTGAAAGCACACATCGAAGACTTCATAAAAGCCGATGTACAAGTGGTTTGGCAAACAGGCAAACTCTTCATCGAGGAAGCGAAAAAAGCGGTGGCAGATGCCAACGCCACCAACTTCTTCGTATCAGATTTCATCTACTCCATGGATCAAGCGTACGCGGTGGCCGATGTCGTGCTGTCGCGCGCGGGTGCCAGTTCCATTTCAGAACTGTGTATCGTGGGAAAACCATCGGTGTTGGTTCCATTCCCATTTGCAGCAGAAGACCATCAGACTAAGAATGCACAAGCGTTGGTGGATGTAGATGCAGCCATTCTTGTCCCAGATGCAGAAGCTGGCGCAAGAGCGTGCGAAGAAGCATTGAAACTATTGTCCGATGAAGCCACTCAAACACGCTTCATAACCAACATAAAGAAACTGGCACTTCCGAATGCAGATGAGGAAATCGCCAAAGAGATCTTGAAACTGGCAAAGGCCGCATGA
- a CDS encoding UDP-N-acetylmuramate--L-alanine ligase, whose product MQAVYLIGIGGIGMSALARYFAKQGKAVAGYDRFSTELTKELEASGIAVHYSDDVNAIHSSFKSAASTLIIYTPAVPKNHSELNFFRENGFEVLKRSEVLGVLSNTYRTVAVAGTHGKTTTSSIIAHLLKSSSKDCNAFLGGISTNYNTNLLTSTSSDLMVVEADEFDRSFLTLSPEIAIVTSVDADHLDIYGTADDMLDSFKQFTERVTENGTLIYRLGLPFSETSKRNFTYSVSEKSDYYTSALSIENGQYKFDLHSPSGKLKDLKFGMPGLHNVENAVAAFAAVDQLGLSEAEIRNGLATYKGVKRRFEVHINTDNLVYIDDYAHHPTEISACIGSVRELFPGRKVKGIFQPHLFSRTKDHMNEFASSLSQLDEVTLLEIYPAREEAIPGITSSALLERISNPAKELVSKQTMVDELSAAELDILLTMGAGDIDQLVSPIKQKLMS is encoded by the coding sequence ATACAAGCTGTCTATCTGATCGGTATCGGAGGTATCGGTATGAGCGCGCTTGCTCGCTATTTCGCGAAGCAAGGAAAAGCCGTTGCAGGCTACGACCGCTTCTCCACCGAACTCACCAAAGAGCTGGAAGCGAGTGGTATAGCGGTGCATTATTCGGATGATGTGAATGCGATTCATTCATCATTCAAGAGTGCTGCAAGTACGCTTATCATCTACACGCCAGCCGTTCCGAAGAATCATTCAGAATTGAACTTCTTCCGTGAGAACGGATTTGAAGTATTGAAGCGCTCGGAGGTATTGGGCGTGCTTTCCAACACCTACAGAACGGTTGCGGTAGCAGGAACGCATGGCAAGACGACCACAAGTTCAATTATTGCGCATTTGCTCAAGTCGTCATCGAAAGACTGCAACGCTTTCTTGGGCGGCATCAGCACCAACTACAACACGAACCTACTCACTTCAACAAGTTCTGACCTGATGGTAGTTGAAGCGGATGAGTTCGACCGTTCGTTCCTGACGCTTTCGCCAGAGATTGCCATCGTCACTTCTGTAGATGCCGACCACTTGGACATTTACGGCACGGCCGATGACATGCTCGATTCATTCAAGCAGTTCACTGAGCGCGTGACGGAAAACGGAACGTTGATCTACCGTCTCGGACTTCCATTTTCGGAAACATCAAAACGCAATTTCACTTATTCGGTGAGTGAGAAAAGCGACTACTATACCTCTGCCCTTTCCATCGAGAACGGGCAGTACAAATTCGACCTTCATTCTCCCTCGGGAAAACTGAAAGACCTGAAATTCGGAATGCCTGGTCTGCATAACGTGGAGAACGCGGTGGCGGCTTTCGCGGCTGTGGATCAGTTGGGTCTTTCGGAAGCGGAGATCCGCAACGGATTGGCCACTTACAAAGGCGTGAAGCGCAGATTCGAAGTACACATCAATACTGACAATCTGGTTTACATTGATGATTACGCACATCATCCAACGGAAATCTCTGCATGTATCGGTTCGGTTCGTGAACTGTTCCCAGGACGCAAGGTAAAAGGCATTTTCCAGCCGCACCTGTTCAGCCGCACCAAGGATCACATGAACGAATTCGCCAGCAGCCTTTCGCAGTTGGATGAAGTGACCTTGCTTGAGATCTATCCTGCACGCGAAGAAGCGATTCCTGGAATCACCTCATCTGCTCTGCTGGAAAGAATCTCGAATCCTGCCAAGGAATTGGTGAGCAAGCAAACTATGGTGGATGAACTTTCTGCCGCAGAACTGGACATACTGCTCACCATGGGTGCGGGAGACATCGACCAATTGGTTTCACCCATCAAACAGAAACTGATGTCATGA
- a CDS encoding cell division protein FtsW — MGSLMRKYLQGDMVIWAVVFLLSLISVLAVYSATNNLAHIEKAGNTEFYLFKHFLIIALGWGIIYFVHKIPYNYFSRIAQIFLWISIPLLAVTLVAGTSVNSASRWLTLPVINITFQTSDLAKLALIAYLARLLSRRQEVLDDFTEGFLQIVWPVLIICALILPANFSTAAVLFATSLILMFIGRVKIKYLAGLVGSIIISGAFVFLLSYALPIEKVLPRFGTWKARVETFMSKEETQEMADANYQTEQAKIAIATGGITGVGPGNSVQRNRLPSAYADFIYAIIIEEWGFIGGMSILFLYLILLFRGLRIVHKGTTVFGTLLAFGCTFSLIFQAFINMAVAVNLFPVTGQPLPLLSMGGTSIWFTSISIGMILSVSRALAPSSPKGGSVTEISDNSFTEAQLVNG; from the coding sequence ATGGGCTCGCTGATGCGGAAATATCTTCAGGGCGACATGGTCATTTGGGCCGTGGTGTTCCTGCTGTCCCTTATTTCCGTGTTGGCCGTGTACAGCGCCACCAACAATTTGGCGCACATCGAAAAGGCCGGAAACACCGAATTCTACCTTTTCAAACACTTCCTCATCATCGCACTCGGCTGGGGAATCATCTACTTCGTACACAAGATTCCGTACAACTATTTCTCGCGCATTGCGCAGATATTCCTTTGGATCTCCATACCGCTGTTGGCCGTGACATTGGTTGCGGGAACATCTGTGAACTCAGCTTCGCGCTGGCTCACACTTCCCGTCATCAACATCACATTCCAAACCTCCGACCTTGCTAAACTGGCGTTGATCGCCTACTTGGCGCGACTCCTTTCAAGAAGACAGGAAGTTTTGGACGATTTCACGGAAGGCTTCCTTCAGATCGTGTGGCCAGTACTGATCATCTGTGCATTGATTCTTCCAGCGAACTTCTCTACTGCGGCCGTGCTATTTGCTACATCATTGATCCTCATGTTCATCGGCCGCGTTAAGATCAAGTACTTGGCCGGACTCGTTGGCTCCATCATCATATCAGGCGCATTCGTATTCCTGCTTTCCTACGCACTTCCGATTGAGAAAGTGCTACCACGTTTCGGAACGTGGAAAGCGCGTGTGGAAACCTTCATGAGCAAGGAGGAAACACAGGAAATGGCCGATGCCAATTACCAGACCGAGCAAGCCAAAATTGCCATCGCCACAGGCGGAATCACAGGTGTTGGACCTGGAAACAGCGTTCAGCGGAACAGACTTCCGAGTGCGTACGCGGATTTCATCTACGCTATCATTATTGAGGAATGGGGCTTCATTGGCGGCATGTCCATTCTGTTCCTGTATCTGATTCTACTGTTCCGCGGATTGCGAATCGTACATAAGGGAACAACCGTATTCGGAACGCTGCTTGCGTTCGGCTGCACGTTCAGCCTCATCTTCCAGGCGTTCATCAACATGGCGGTGGCCGTAAATCTGTTCCCCGTAACTGGACAACCATTGCCGCTTCTGAGTATGGGCGGAACTTCCATTTGGTTCACCTCCATTTCCATTGGAATGATCTTAAGTGTAAGTCGCGCATTAGCCCCCTCATCCCCCAAAGGGGGAAGTGTCACAGAGATTTCCGACAACAGTTTCACCGAAGCTCAACTTGTCAATGGATAA
- a CDS encoding DUF1016 family protein: MRPEQNISVLENRLLKELSVLIERGRQEATAHVNSTMTLVFWEIGKRINSEILDSQRAAYGKQIVATVSRQLTELYGRGFTEKGVRRMMQFAEQFTDREKVATLSRQLSWSHFVLLLPLKKEEARHFYAEKITLENWSVRELQHNISRKAFERTAITDLQLQNTNLEANRMFKDPYLLDFLGLKDTYLEADLEQAIIQELEKFILEIGRGFAFVERQKRIIIDGEDFYLDLLFFHRSLRRLVAIELKLGKFQAAHKGQMELYLKWLDRHERQDGEETPIGLILCAESNKEQIELLEMHKDGIMVAEYWTELPPKKELEKRLHRALEEARERIERRKIAE, from the coding sequence ATGAGACCGGAACAGAACATATCGGTTTTAGAGAACAGGCTACTGAAAGAGCTTTCTGTGCTGATTGAGCGTGGCAGACAGGAAGCTACAGCACATGTCAATAGCACCATGACCTTGGTGTTTTGGGAAATCGGGAAACGAATCAACTCGGAAATCCTTGACAGCCAGCGTGCTGCGTATGGAAAACAAATTGTCGCGACAGTGTCGCGACAATTGACAGAACTGTACGGAAGGGGTTTCACCGAGAAAGGCGTGAGGCGTATGATGCAATTTGCAGAACAGTTTACCGATCGAGAAAAAGTCGCGACACTGTCGCGACAATTGAGTTGGTCACATTTTGTCCTTCTGCTTCCACTGAAAAAAGAAGAGGCCAGACATTTCTATGCCGAGAAAATAACTTTAGAAAACTGGAGCGTTCGCGAATTGCAGCACAACATCAGTCGAAAGGCATTTGAGCGGACAGCAATCACCGACCTTCAACTACAGAACACCAATCTTGAAGCAAACCGCATGTTCAAGGATCCATACCTCCTTGACTTTCTCGGTCTGAAAGACACGTATCTGGAAGCCGATCTGGAGCAAGCGATCATACAGGAACTTGAAAAGTTCATACTCGAAATCGGTCGGGGATTTGCCTTTGTGGAACGGCAAAAGCGGATAATAATAGACGGTGAGGACTTCTATCTGGATCTCCTGTTCTTCCATCGCTCATTGAGAAGACTGGTTGCCATCGAACTGAAGTTGGGCAAATTCCAAGCGGCACATAAGGGACAGATGGAGCTCTACCTGAAATGGCTGGACAGGCACGAACGCCAAGACGGAGAAGAAACGCCCATCGGCCTGATTCTCTGCGCAGAGAGCAACAAGGAGCAGATAGAACTGCTGGAAATGCACAAGGACGGAATCATGGTGGCGGAATACTGGACAGAACTTCCCCCGAAAAAAGAACTTGAAAAGCGACTTCACCGCGCCTTGGAAGAAGCCCGTGAAAGAATTGAACGCAGAAAGATCGCTGAATAA
- a CDS encoding AI-2E family transporter, whose translation MITFVYSYTFVIRYPSVKRNWFYIPLIILFIALAWYFHTIIAYILVAGVLSLIGEPIIRFLLKLQFKGRQMSRGLAASLTIGGLLSFFGGVISAFIPMVADEARKLSDVNTQEVVNNVRGPIRVAEDYINQFQLTEVPIMLESELKHMLTNLFNISAVGDSVQYALGLTGDIFIAFFAITFITFFFLKDQGLFKNMIMTLVPDRHEERFGKVLHKSKELLTRYFIGVIIEVAIVMSIVSIGLAIVGVDNAMLIGFIAGLFNVIPYVGPMIGAAVGITIGLSTNSAGLDPAGMLSLTGQMALVYAVAQLLDNIVLQPLIYSQSVKAHPLEIFLVILMAGNVAGIAGMILAVPTYSIGRVFVGEFFNQFKVVKALTNEV comes from the coding sequence TTGATCACCTTCGTATATTCGTACACATTCGTAATTCGATACCCTTCCGTGAAACGCAACTGGTTCTACATCCCGCTCATCATCCTGTTCATTGCCTTGGCGTGGTACTTCCACACCATCATCGCCTACATTCTGGTGGCAGGGGTCCTTTCGCTCATTGGTGAGCCGATCATCCGTTTCCTGCTCAAGCTGCAGTTCAAAGGCAGGCAAATGTCGCGGGGGTTAGCGGCCAGCCTCACCATTGGTGGACTGCTCTCCTTCTTCGGAGGTGTGATCAGCGCATTCATTCCCATGGTGGCCGATGAGGCCCGCAAACTCTCCGATGTCAACACACAGGAGGTGGTGAATAACGTCCGTGGCCCCATCCGCGTGGCAGAAGACTACATCAACCAGTTTCAGCTCACCGAAGTACCCATCATGCTCGAATCAGAGCTCAAGCACATGCTCACCAACCTCTTCAACATTTCGGCTGTGGGCGATAGCGTGCAATACGCCTTGGGCCTTACGGGCGACATCTTCATCGCCTTCTTTGCCATCACCTTCATCACCTTCTTCTTCCTCAAAGATCAAGGGCTTTTCAAGAACATGATCATGACCCTCGTGCCAGACAGGCACGAAGAGCGTTTCGGCAAGGTGCTGCACAAGAGCAAGGAACTCCTCACCCGCTACTTCATCGGGGTCATCATCGAGGTGGCCATTGTGATGAGCATCGTTTCCATCGGACTGGCCATTGTTGGGGTTGACAACGCCATGCTCATCGGCTTCATTGCGGGCCTCTTCAACGTTATTCCGTATGTAGGACCGATGATCGGGGCCGCTGTGGGCATCACCATCGGACTCAGCACCAACTCCGCAGGTCTCGACCCAGCGGGCATGCTCAGCCTTACAGGCCAAATGGCCTTGGTGTATGCCGTGGCACAGCTGCTCGACAATATCGTGCTGCAACCGCTCATCTACTCACAGAGTGTGAAAGCCCACCCGTTGGAGATATTCCTTGTCATTCTGATGGCGGGCAACGTGGCAGGCATTGCGGGTATGATCCTCGCGGTTCCCACCTACAGCATTGGCCGCGTATTCGTGGGTGAGTTCTTCAACCAGTTCAAAGTGGTTAAGGCGTTGACGAATGAGGTTTGA
- a CDS encoding T9SS type A sorting domain-containing protein produces the protein MRLFITFFIFLFSFSSRSQSLFVHTYGTASAEERAFDMVILPDHSIITVGDRYETSTFARTGYLLKVDADGNEQWNRQLSSNAELYGSSICLLPNGNVFVAGYDYDVPNRNFGIVVAEYNSSNGLPVYQHTHEFGKDAEARDVVPMADNGAIVLSTYEDASTKTNMLVRFNSDGDTLWTKLVDPYPGKEDPKELQLVSNGLVITGSVHSGSSDNVLIIGTDMDGNIQWQQEYTSSGLEFGEAITPNPSGGYYVAGTTNDIGNGGLDLLAMKVDASGQVLWRKGFGRSGNELGYDVALMPDGGAVFTGSLYPADTASFRDLGLIRTNADGDTLWTRYFGGVRTETGYEVQVDGNTIVVCGKADVNNSEDIIILRADFDGNAAVGIHETTAENRWNIYPNPFTESINISSNSPANRPISMEVLDLSGRVLSRSTVTHRTSLNLAWLPSGTYLLRIENMFTTPIVKIQ, from the coding sequence ATGCGCCTCTTCATCACCTTTTTCATTTTTCTTTTCTCCTTTTCATCCCGATCTCAAAGCCTCTTCGTCCACACCTATGGCACCGCCTCGGCCGAAGAGCGCGCCTTCGATATGGTCATCCTCCCCGACCACAGTATCATAACCGTTGGCGACCGATACGAAACGTCCACCTTTGCCCGCACAGGTTACTTGCTCAAAGTGGATGCAGATGGAAATGAGCAATGGAACCGCCAACTCTCCAGCAACGCAGAGCTATACGGAAGCAGCATCTGTCTGCTTCCCAACGGGAACGTCTTCGTGGCAGGCTACGATTATGATGTTCCGAATAGGAACTTCGGCATCGTGGTGGCCGAATACAATTCCAGCAACGGACTGCCCGTTTACCAGCACACCCACGAGTTCGGCAAAGATGCAGAGGCGCGAGATGTCGTTCCCATGGCAGACAATGGCGCCATCGTGCTTTCAACCTACGAAGACGCTTCTACCAAGACCAACATGCTCGTACGTTTCAACTCCGATGGCGATACGCTGTGGACAAAGCTCGTGGACCCCTACCCAGGCAAGGAAGACCCGAAGGAATTGCAGCTGGTATCCAACGGATTGGTCATCACAGGCTCCGTACATAGCGGTTCTTCCGATAATGTCCTCATCATCGGCACCGATATGGACGGCAACATCCAATGGCAGCAGGAATACACCTCCTCAGGTCTTGAGTTCGGGGAAGCCATTACTCCCAATCCGTCCGGTGGTTACTACGTGGCCGGAACAACCAACGACATTGGCAATGGAGGGCTCGATCTGTTGGCCATGAAGGTGGATGCATCCGGCCAAGTGCTGTGGCGAAAGGGATTCGGTCGCAGTGGCAACGAGTTGGGTTACGATGTGGCCCTGATGCCTGATGGCGGAGCCGTATTCACAGGCTCGCTTTACCCCGCAGATACCGCAAGCTTCCGCGATCTGGGCCTTATCCGCACCAATGCGGACGGTGATACGCTCTGGACGCGCTATTTCGGTGGCGTACGTACCGAAACAGGTTACGAAGTGCAGGTGGATGGCAACACAATTGTCGTTTGCGGCAAAGCCGATGTCAACAACTCCGAAGACATTATCATCCTACGTGCCGATTTTGATGGCAATGCGGCCGTAGGCATCCACGAGACCACGGCAGAAAACCGTTGGAACATCTACCCAAACCCGTTCACAGAATCCATCAACATTTCATCCAACTCACCTGCCAACCGACCCATTTCAATGGAGGTCCTCGACCTTTCAGGACGGGTACTATCCCGATCAACGGTCACCCACCGAACTTCGCTCAACCTTGCATGGCTGCCATCAGGCACCTACCTCCTCCGAATCGAGAACATGTTTACCACACCGATTGTTAAAATCCAGTAA
- the ftsZ gene encoding cell division protein FtsZ, with amino-acid sequence MNFNLPQEDSSIIKVIGVGGGGSNAVNHMYKQGIRGVDFVVCNTDQQALDTSPVPKKIALGSSLTEGRGAGAQAEVGRNAAIENLDDIKEVLENNTKMVFITAGMGGGTGTGAAPVIAEAARELGILTVGIVTVPFTFEGKKRKLQADAGLEELKKHVDTVIVISNDKLREMYGNLKLSEAFGQADDVLTIAAKGIAEIITVEGYVNVDFEDVRTVMTSSGVAIMGSATTSGPDRAIKAVEQALASPLLNDNNIFGASNILLYISSGNEEVTMDEVAEITDYIQEEAGMDADVIWGNGTEESLGDQLTLTIIATGFSGEKLERVTGKENIIRHTLDTRPKNVVTPPTPAPTATPTPTPTPTQNTTPTEPEAKASVPSGLSARPVLMNPNLQREVENKPQAELITPPTNETTSETTDNVIKYTLTDDTEEEEKQPPLMAFKVDEEDEEINAFLEAEAPEMIGIKEGEEFPLYEEEEDEDYEDEFEVAASFDTELTIESTEETFEEEFEENELPTMEEQEEETEEEITEVPTFSLFKKETLLFNEEEDEVEDTKDDNVVTTETATEFEFELKKPEPTAETEVTKFSLYDDSPETKAKAEENLTGEPKLITRTETFAASKVEDSLDAEEMQRKQQERMERLKNMNARFRSPTNLAELENVPAFKRRNVSLDDTPHSSESSVTRYQVSDTDENDENGNKRGGLSDGNSFLHESVD; translated from the coding sequence ATGAATTTCAATCTCCCCCAGGAGGATAGCTCCATCATCAAGGTGATCGGAGTGGGTGGAGGCGGCTCCAACGCTGTCAACCACATGTACAAACAAGGCATTCGAGGTGTCGACTTCGTTGTCTGCAATACCGACCAACAGGCGCTCGATACGAGCCCGGTTCCGAAGAAGATCGCGTTGGGATCGAGCCTTACTGAAGGCCGTGGTGCAGGTGCGCAGGCCGAAGTGGGCCGCAACGCTGCCATCGAGAACCTTGACGACATCAAGGAAGTGCTCGAGAACAATACTAAAATGGTGTTCATTACCGCTGGTATGGGCGGTGGTACCGGAACAGGTGCCGCTCCTGTGATCGCAGAAGCTGCGCGTGAGCTTGGCATCCTGACCGTTGGTATCGTTACCGTTCCGTTCACGTTCGAGGGCAAGAAGCGTAAGCTTCAGGCCGATGCCGGACTGGAAGAGCTGAAAAAGCACGTGGATACCGTGATCGTGATCAGCAACGACAAGCTGCGCGAGATGTACGGAAACCTGAAACTGAGCGAAGCTTTCGGACAGGCCGATGACGTATTGACCATCGCGGCAAAAGGTATTGCCGAGATCATTACCGTAGAAGGTTATGTGAACGTGGATTTCGAAGACGTTCGCACCGTAATGACCAGCTCTGGCGTGGCCATCATGGGTTCTGCAACCACTTCAGGTCCAGACCGCGCCATCAAGGCCGTGGAGCAGGCATTGGCCTCACCACTTCTTAACGACAACAACATCTTCGGGGCGAGCAACATCCTCCTTTACATCAGCTCTGGCAACGAAGAGGTTACTATGGACGAGGTGGCCGAGATCACCGACTACATTCAGGAAGAAGCAGGCATGGATGCCGATGTCATCTGGGGTAATGGCACCGAAGAATCGTTGGGCGATCAACTGACGCTGACTATCATCGCCACTGGTTTTTCAGGCGAGAAACTGGAGCGTGTAACGGGCAAGGAGAACATCATTCGCCACACGTTGGACACACGTCCTAAGAATGTGGTAACGCCTCCTACGCCAGCGCCAACCGCTACTCCTACTCCAACGCCTACACCAACGCAGAACACCACGCCAACCGAGCCAGAAGCGAAAGCCTCCGTTCCTTCCGGTCTCTCCGCGCGCCCTGTGTTGATGAATCCGAACCTACAGCGCGAAGTTGAGAACAAGCCGCAGGCCGAATTGATCACTCCTCCTACAAATGAGACCACTTCGGAAACAACTGACAACGTTATCAAATACACGCTGACGGACGATACCGAGGAAGAGGAGAAACAGCCGCCATTGATGGCTTTCAAGGTGGATGAGGAAGATGAGGAGATCAATGCGTTCCTGGAAGCAGAGGCTCCTGAGATGATCGGTATCAAGGAAGGCGAAGAATTTCCACTTTACGAGGAAGAGGAAGACGAGGATTATGAGGACGAATTCGAAGTGGCCGCGTCATTCGATACCGAACTGACCATCGAATCAACTGAGGAAACCTTCGAAGAGGAGTTTGAGGAGAACGAACTTCCTACCATGGAAGAGCAGGAAGAGGAGACCGAAGAAGAAATTACCGAGGTTCCAACATTCTCGCTTTTCAAAAAGGAAACACTGCTTTTCAATGAGGAAGAGGATGAAGTGGAAGACACGAAAGACGACAATGTCGTTACCACCGAAACAGCCACGGAGTTCGAATTCGAACTGAAGAAGCCAGAGCCAACGGCTGAAACTGAGGTGACCAAGTTCAGTTTGTATGACGATTCGCCAGAGACCAAAGCGAAAGCCGAGGAGAACCTCACAGGCGAGCCGAAGCTCATTACGCGCACAGAAACGTTTGCCGCTTCCAAGGTGGAAGATTCATTGGATGCAGAGGAAATGCAGCGCAAGCAGCAGGAGCGCATGGAGCGTCTGAAGAACATGAACGCGCGTTTCCGCAGCCCGACCAACCTGGCCGAGTTGGAGAACGTTCCTGCCTTCAAAAGACGTAACGTAAGCTTGGACGACACGCCACATTCATCCGAAAGTTCGGTAACGCGCTACCAAGTGAGCGACACGGACGAAAACGATGAGAACGGCAACAAGCGTGGCGGCCTCAGCGATGGCAACTCGTTCCTCCACGAGTCGGTCGACTGA